One genomic window of Corallococcus silvisoli includes the following:
- a CDS encoding NAD(P)H-dependent flavin oxidoreductase: protein MNGANDGRSGQPPVSSEGDSPLHNGESDGEGTRGASRPPPIYVLEGNTLKTRLTRDVGLHYPFVGAGMAFVSLPPLVIAVSEAGGLGMLGTAPEPPGVLEARLKAIRAGTQRPFGVDFIVDREEPHGFTARDHVDTCIGAKVPVVVFHWTLPPREWIRDLQAAGTRVWMQSGTVELAREALEMGVQGLIAQGRQAGGRNLGSTPTLTLVRQLRALSDAVPVLAAGGIADGFSAARALYHGADGVWVGTRLIASVEGYAHPLYKQRLVEGDAGDTATTTLFGPEWPGKRMRVIRNRVVREWAGRESSAPPASDTETIGTTLLFPGVLDVPYVMPRFSSFLPTPDTQGDLEEMSLPAGGASMSRIDTVQPAGQIVVEMMERARRLLESPEGLDEEDEDDRG from the coding sequence ATGAACGGCGCGAACGACGGACGATCTGGCCAGCCTCCTGTTTCCTCCGAAGGCGACTCGCCGCTGCACAACGGCGAGTCCGATGGCGAGGGGACGCGAGGCGCTTCCCGGCCGCCGCCCATCTACGTCCTGGAGGGCAACACGCTGAAGACGCGGCTGACGCGCGACGTGGGGTTGCACTATCCCTTCGTGGGCGCGGGCATGGCCTTCGTGTCGCTGCCACCGCTGGTCATCGCGGTGTCGGAGGCGGGCGGCCTGGGCATGCTGGGCACGGCGCCGGAGCCGCCGGGGGTGCTGGAGGCGCGGCTGAAGGCCATCCGGGCCGGCACGCAGCGCCCCTTCGGCGTGGACTTCATCGTGGACCGGGAGGAGCCGCATGGCTTCACGGCGCGCGACCACGTCGACACGTGCATTGGCGCGAAGGTGCCGGTGGTGGTGTTCCACTGGACGCTGCCGCCCCGGGAGTGGATCCGCGACCTCCAGGCGGCGGGAACCAGGGTGTGGATGCAGTCAGGGACGGTGGAGCTGGCGCGGGAGGCGTTGGAGATGGGCGTGCAGGGGCTCATCGCGCAGGGGCGGCAGGCGGGAGGTCGCAACCTGGGCAGTACGCCGACGCTGACGCTCGTGCGCCAGCTCCGGGCCCTGTCGGACGCGGTCCCGGTGCTGGCGGCGGGAGGCATCGCGGATGGGTTCAGCGCGGCGCGGGCGCTGTACCACGGCGCGGATGGCGTCTGGGTGGGCACGCGGCTCATCGCCTCCGTGGAAGGGTACGCGCACCCGCTCTACAAGCAGCGGCTGGTGGAGGGAGACGCGGGCGACACGGCGACGACGACGCTCTTCGGTCCCGAGTGGCCCGGCAAGCGCATGCGCGTGATCCGCAACCGCGTGGTGCGCGAGTGGGCCGGGCGCGAGTCGAGCGCTCCGCCGGCCTCCGATACGGAGACCATCGGGACGACGCTGCTGTTCCCGGGCGTGCTGGACGTGCCGTACGTGATGCCCAGGTTCAGCTCCTTCCTCCCCACGCCCGACACGCAGGGCGACCTGGAGGAGATGAGCCTTCCGGCGGGAGGCGCGAGCATGTCGCGCATCGACACCGTGCAGCCCGCCGGGCAGATCGTCGTGGAGATGATGGAGCGCGCGCGCCGGCTCCTGGAGTCCCCTGAAGGCCTGGACGAAGAGGACGAGGACGACCGGGGCTAA
- a CDS encoding spermidine synthase, translating to MVWPGEPLRLELPYTRMAMVALAFVPRPENVLAVGLGGGAIPMFLRAVLPDTHIDVVEVDAGVVEAAKQHCGFREDALLEAHVADARTFIEAEGAPYDIIFLDAYGADQIPGHLATREFLGAVRARLTRGGAVVGNVWESAANPHYDAMVRTYQVSFQGLSLFEVPTSTNRILVGLEGPSRLTRETLVERARRVERERKLPFRLSTLVAQRYRPLTRRVGRGRVLTDAGLGPDGLIPDE from the coding sequence GTGGTGTGGCCCGGCGAGCCGCTGCGCCTGGAGCTGCCCTACACCCGCATGGCGATGGTGGCGCTGGCGTTCGTGCCCCGGCCGGAGAACGTCCTCGCGGTGGGGCTGGGCGGCGGCGCCATTCCCATGTTCCTGCGCGCGGTGCTGCCCGACACGCACATCGACGTGGTGGAGGTGGACGCCGGGGTGGTGGAGGCCGCGAAGCAGCACTGCGGCTTCCGGGAGGACGCGCTGCTCGAAGCGCACGTGGCGGACGCGCGGACCTTCATCGAAGCGGAGGGGGCGCCCTACGACATCATCTTCCTGGACGCGTACGGGGCGGACCAGATTCCCGGGCACCTGGCCACGCGCGAGTTCCTGGGCGCCGTGCGCGCGCGGCTGACGCGGGGCGGGGCGGTGGTGGGCAACGTGTGGGAGTCCGCGGCGAACCCGCATTACGACGCGATGGTGCGGACCTATCAGGTGAGCTTCCAGGGCCTGTCCCTCTTCGAGGTCCCCACCAGCACCAACCGCATCCTGGTGGGGTTGGAAGGCCCCTCGCGGCTGACGCGCGAGACGCTGGTGGAGCGGGCCCGACGCGTGGAGCGCGAGCGCAAGCTGCCGTTCCGGCTGAGCACCTTGGTGGCCCAGCGCTACCGGCCCCTGACCCGGCGGGTGGGGCGGGGCCGGGTACTGACGGACGCGGGGCTGGGGCCCGATGGCCTCATTCCGGACGAGTAG
- a CDS encoding M23 family metallopeptidase produces the protein MKLKTLLSAGVALAATAWASPVTAATANGPICDTAAYVNSTTYYNCTGSSHTALDVGNSSCGEWNHRGMLVGNYYYYYYGGCAAACNGSTCNGGAGNYYVVSGANGWDFRQLHFYANVSSGTKTCDRCALGLVGGTGSATGPHSHSDNRQYGTRKSAWYTSVGTTCGTNAYCNNHLGVPTL, from the coding sequence ATGAAGCTGAAGACGTTGCTGTCCGCCGGGGTGGCGTTGGCCGCCACGGCGTGGGCCAGTCCGGTAACGGCGGCCACCGCGAATGGCCCCATCTGCGACACGGCGGCCTACGTGAACTCGACCACGTATTACAACTGCACCGGCAGCAGCCACACGGCGCTGGACGTCGGCAACAGCTCCTGCGGTGAGTGGAACCACCGGGGCATGCTGGTGGGCAACTACTACTACTACTACTACGGCGGCTGCGCGGCGGCCTGCAACGGCTCCACCTGCAACGGCGGCGCGGGCAACTACTACGTGGTGTCCGGCGCGAACGGCTGGGACTTCCGCCAGCTGCACTTCTACGCGAACGTCAGCTCCGGCACGAAGACGTGCGACCGCTGCGCGCTGGGGCTGGTGGGTGGCACGGGCAGCGCCACCGGGCCGCACTCGCACTCGGACAACCGCCAGTACGGCACGCGCAAGTCGGCCTGGTACACCAGCGTCGGCACCACGTGCGGCACCAACGCGTACTGCAACAACCACCTGGGTGTTCCCACGCTGTAG
- a CDS encoding HEAT repeat domain-containing protein codes for MTSRPLFKVALASLVLLVALGVVWWRGAAGGTDAGPPSANLPAATPAVATATASGTAAPAARAAPREVIPMPGCWDGLAALDASATLESLHAAVAAAIQARDTALVAYLQERLTELVGDDPDRALQLVAWAVKAAPPEPAIYLEALKAAPAVRHPRVVEKLVSVSEDRSLAAPDRAAALDALETQHRFTPETRSRLRAIALDDSADSAAWVATRTLGRVMKEDYERTGTYAPYWKDLLDIGTTSEDMAVRLLALEMPSYSDPLLDSDSIDVLAKVMRTDQERDVREMAAFRLAVTEDPQKALAAYSAAFDGERDLCVRWAFLRFAVRAAGADALPLVEEFARKDPRLRQDALDFKALYATGATDFARIWLGKKEHHDCVVEEGAPH; via the coding sequence ATGACTTCCCGTCCCCTCTTCAAGGTCGCGCTCGCCAGCCTCGTCCTCCTCGTCGCCCTGGGCGTCGTGTGGTGGCGGGGCGCGGCGGGTGGCACCGACGCCGGTCCGCCCTCCGCGAACCTCCCGGCCGCGACGCCCGCCGTCGCCACGGCCACCGCCTCCGGAACCGCCGCGCCCGCCGCGCGAGCGGCCCCGCGCGAGGTGATTCCCATGCCCGGGTGCTGGGACGGCCTGGCCGCGCTGGACGCGTCCGCGACGCTGGAGTCGCTGCACGCCGCCGTGGCCGCCGCCATCCAGGCGCGCGACACCGCGCTGGTGGCCTATCTCCAGGAGCGCCTGACGGAGCTGGTGGGCGACGACCCCGACCGGGCGCTCCAGTTGGTGGCGTGGGCCGTGAAGGCCGCCCCCCCCGAGCCGGCCATCTACCTGGAGGCGCTCAAGGCCGCGCCCGCCGTGCGCCACCCGCGCGTCGTCGAGAAGCTGGTGTCCGTGTCGGAGGACCGGTCGCTGGCCGCGCCGGACCGCGCCGCCGCGCTGGACGCGCTGGAGACGCAGCACCGCTTCACGCCGGAGACCCGGTCGCGGCTGCGGGCCATCGCGCTGGACGACTCCGCGGACTCCGCCGCGTGGGTGGCCACGCGCACGCTGGGCCGGGTGATGAAGGAGGACTACGAGCGCACCGGCACCTATGCGCCGTACTGGAAGGACCTCCTGGACATCGGCACCACGTCGGAGGACATGGCCGTGCGGCTGCTCGCGCTGGAGATGCCGTCGTACTCCGACCCGCTGCTCGACTCGGACTCCATCGACGTGCTGGCGAAGGTGATGCGCACCGACCAGGAGCGCGACGTTCGCGAGATGGCCGCCTTCCGGCTCGCCGTCACGGAGGATCCCCAGAAGGCCCTGGCCGCGTACAGCGCCGCCTTCGACGGGGAGCGCGACCTGTGCGTGCGGTGGGCCTTCCTGCGCTTCGCCGTGCGCGCGGCCGGCGCGGACGCCCTGCCCCTGGTGGAGGAGTTCGCGCGCAAGGACCCGCGCCTGCGGCAGGACGCCCTGGACTTCAAGGCGCTGTACGCCACCGGCGCGACGGACTTCGCGCGCATCTGGCTGGGCAAGAAGGAACACCACGACTGCGTGGTCGAGGAAGGAGCGCCGCACTGA
- a CDS encoding HEAT repeat domain-containing protein, with translation MGSRMLKACALGLSLLSGPTLAQGAPAAVPTPAACTVEGMLDEVRGAMKTGSPAYQRYARLRLKEAAIALPPEALGRAVSQERDPAVLEAVGAALATKASNAQRPELLQPLLSRASQDADPSLRAAAVRALKGSPSVEFMAKNGDVVTYEQLVRDSAPEVRQAVAENLVTESAGIYFGHNPDLADAAVRIAAASEDPAVATRLLGEVSMEAANPTTVRKLTQQLRSEDPGLRAAAAKALGGVPGTEAAGARRSLLAQYRSDNDLAVRKSALEGIARLGQSSARPLLESLRGVDPRMDPEINAWLSALKLNLQEWHLLLREKQRLRP, from the coding sequence ATGGGTTCGCGAATGCTGAAGGCCTGCGCGCTCGGGCTGTCATTGCTGTCGGGGCCCACCCTGGCCCAGGGCGCCCCCGCCGCCGTCCCCACGCCGGCGGCCTGCACGGTGGAGGGCATGCTGGACGAGGTGCGCGGGGCGATGAAGACGGGCTCGCCCGCGTACCAGCGCTACGCCCGGCTGCGGCTGAAGGAGGCCGCCATCGCGCTGCCGCCCGAGGCGCTGGGCCGGGCGGTGAGCCAGGAGCGCGACCCCGCCGTGCTGGAGGCGGTGGGCGCGGCGCTGGCCACCAAGGCGAGCAACGCGCAGCGGCCGGAGCTGCTCCAGCCGCTGCTCTCCCGCGCGAGCCAGGACGCGGACCCCAGCCTGCGCGCGGCGGCGGTGCGCGCGCTCAAGGGCTCGCCGTCGGTGGAGTTCATGGCGAAGAACGGCGACGTCGTCACCTACGAACAGCTCGTGCGGGACAGCGCGCCGGAGGTGCGGCAGGCGGTGGCGGAGAACCTGGTGACGGAGAGCGCCGGCATCTACTTCGGCCACAACCCGGACCTGGCGGACGCGGCGGTCCGGATCGCCGCGGCCTCGGAGGATCCGGCGGTGGCCACGCGCCTGTTGGGCGAAGTCTCCATGGAGGCCGCGAACCCGACGACGGTGCGCAAGCTCACGCAGCAGCTGCGCTCGGAGGACCCGGGCCTGCGCGCGGCGGCGGCGAAGGCGCTGGGCGGCGTGCCCGGCACCGAAGCCGCGGGCGCGCGCCGCTCGCTCCTCGCGCAGTACCGGAGCGACAACGACCTCGCGGTGCGCAAGTCCGCGCTGGAGGGGATCGCGCGCCTGGGGCAGTCCAGCGCACGGCCGCTGCTGGAGTCCCTGCGCGGCGTGGATCCCCGCATGGACCCTGAAATCAATGCGTGGCTCTCCGCGCTCAAGCTGAACCTCCAGGAGTGGCACCTCCTCCTGCGGGAGAAGCAGCGCCTGCGCCCCTGA
- a CDS encoding ZIP family metal transporter, with translation MSDSGFGSSTLALALVGSAVTVLSTSLGALPALAARSISPRAKDVLMGFSAGVMLAATAFSLVVPAIRLAEARASSRFVPALIVGGSMLVGGLFLHLCNRFIPHEHFIKGQEGNAEAANLKRIWLFVLAIALHNFPEGLAVGTGVGSRSMDIAVPILVGIGLQDIPEGFVVALALLGVAYSRKQAVLVALYTGLVEGVAALVGFFATSFASGILPWALAFAGGSMLYVVSDEMIPESHRQEYAKEATAGLMVGFVLMMFLDVTLS, from the coding sequence ATGTCCGACAGTGGTTTCGGCTCGTCCACCCTCGCCCTGGCGCTCGTTGGCAGCGCCGTCACCGTCCTGTCCACCAGCCTGGGCGCGCTGCCCGCCCTGGCCGCGCGCAGCATCTCCCCGCGCGCCAAGGACGTGCTGATGGGCTTCAGCGCGGGCGTGATGCTCGCGGCCACGGCCTTCTCGCTGGTGGTGCCCGCCATCCGGCTGGCGGAGGCGCGCGCGTCATCGCGCTTCGTGCCCGCGCTGATCGTGGGCGGCAGCATGCTGGTGGGCGGCCTGTTCCTGCACCTGTGCAACCGCTTCATCCCCCATGAGCACTTCATCAAGGGCCAGGAGGGCAACGCGGAGGCGGCGAACCTGAAGCGCATCTGGCTGTTCGTGCTGGCCATCGCGCTGCACAACTTCCCGGAGGGGCTCGCGGTGGGCACCGGGGTGGGCAGCCGCTCCATGGACATCGCCGTGCCAATCCTGGTGGGCATTGGACTCCAGGACATTCCAGAAGGCTTCGTGGTCGCGCTGGCTTTGCTGGGTGTTGCGTATAGCCGCAAGCAGGCGGTGCTGGTGGCGCTGTACACGGGATTGGTGGAGGGCGTGGCCGCGCTGGTGGGCTTCTTCGCCACGTCGTTCGCGTCGGGCATCCTCCCGTGGGCGCTCGCGTTCGCGGGCGGGTCCATGCTGTACGTCGTCAGCGACGAGATGATCCCGGAGAGCCACCGGCAGGAGTACGCGAAGGAGGCGACCGCCGGATTGATGGTGGGCTTCGTGCTGATGATGTTCCTGGACGTGACGCTCAGCTGA
- a CDS encoding sigma 54-interacting transcriptional regulator, which translates to MSVSDRTRVDGALGEAKDKSARPDEVEEDAALHVTLPYEQARRPGDLPVVRRFRLSVVEGPGVGAMWESTADTCSVGSHPLNDFTVEDSTVSRFHCEVRIGPKGPQVKDLDSLNGVIVDGVQVVEGILRSGSLLRLGRVVLRFDVSAENNRLPLSELARFGTLVGTSVAMRGCFAMMERAAARDVTVLLEGETGTGKSQAALAIHQASRRKDAAFLVVDCGAIPAHILESELFGHEKGSFTGAVNRRAGVFEEADGGTVFLDEIGELPPELQPKLLRVLENREIRRVGSNTYQPVDVRLIAATHRDLRAEVNAGRFRSDLFFRLAVLRIAMPSLRQRPEDLPMLVAGILSSLGADPERTGALRTPEFLSRLQHAAWPGNVRELRNHLERCLVFEDALPLAEEDSRPEGSPLELDLSRPYAEQRRRVVDDFERRYLRALLEKHQGKVAQAAVTAGMDRVHFYRLLRRHGIKP; encoded by the coding sequence ATGTCTGTGTCGGATCGAACCCGCGTCGACGGGGCCCTGGGGGAGGCGAAGGACAAGAGCGCCCGCCCGGACGAAGTGGAGGAGGACGCCGCGCTCCATGTGACGCTGCCCTACGAGCAGGCCCGCCGCCCGGGGGACCTGCCCGTGGTGCGCCGCTTCCGCCTGTCCGTGGTGGAGGGCCCTGGCGTGGGCGCGATGTGGGAGTCCACGGCGGACACCTGTTCGGTGGGCTCGCACCCGCTCAACGACTTCACGGTGGAGGACTCCACCGTGTCGCGCTTCCACTGCGAGGTGCGCATCGGGCCCAAGGGCCCGCAGGTGAAGGACCTGGACAGCCTCAACGGCGTCATCGTGGACGGCGTGCAGGTGGTGGAGGGCATCCTGCGCAGCGGCAGCCTCCTGCGGCTGGGCCGGGTGGTGCTCCGCTTCGACGTCAGCGCGGAGAACAACCGGCTGCCGCTGTCGGAGCTGGCGCGGTTCGGCACGCTGGTGGGCACGTCGGTGGCCATGCGCGGCTGCTTCGCGATGATGGAGCGGGCGGCCGCGCGCGACGTCACGGTGCTGCTGGAGGGGGAGACGGGCACGGGCAAGAGCCAGGCGGCGCTCGCCATCCACCAGGCCAGCCGGCGCAAGGACGCGGCGTTCCTGGTGGTGGACTGCGGCGCCATCCCCGCCCACATCCTGGAGAGCGAGCTGTTCGGCCATGAGAAGGGCTCGTTCACCGGCGCGGTGAACCGGCGGGCGGGCGTCTTCGAGGAGGCCGACGGCGGCACCGTCTTCCTGGATGAGATTGGCGAGCTGCCCCCGGAGCTCCAGCCGAAGCTGCTGCGCGTGCTGGAGAACCGGGAGATCCGCCGGGTGGGCAGCAACACGTACCAGCCGGTGGACGTGCGGCTCATCGCGGCCACGCACCGCGACCTGCGCGCGGAGGTGAACGCGGGGCGCTTCCGCTCGGACCTGTTCTTCCGGCTCGCGGTGCTGCGCATCGCCATGCCGTCCTTGCGCCAGCGGCCGGAGGACCTGCCCATGCTGGTGGCGGGCATCCTGTCGTCGCTGGGCGCGGATCCGGAGCGCACGGGCGCGCTGCGCACGCCGGAGTTCCTGTCGCGGCTGCAGCACGCGGCGTGGCCGGGCAACGTGCGCGAGCTGCGCAACCACCTGGAGCGCTGCCTGGTGTTCGAGGACGCGCTGCCGCTGGCGGAGGAGGACTCGCGGCCGGAGGGCAGCCCGCTGGAGCTGGACCTGTCGCGGCCGTACGCGGAGCAGCGCCGCCGCGTGGTGGACGACTTCGAGCGCCGCTACCTGCGGGCGCTGCTGGAGAAGCACCAGGGCAAGGTGGCCCAGGCCGCCGTGACCGCGGGCATGGACCGCGTGCACTTCTACCGGCTGCTGCGCAGGCACGGCATCAAGCCGTGA
- a CDS encoding serine/threonine-protein kinase, with translation MAENGEESLYGEELRPGALVGEWVVDRVQVQGPVSALYRARHARSGMLAALKVMHSQVAASVVALRRFRREAATLQRLRHPHIVTVLGYGELADGRPFIAMEWLEGQDLAAELASRGPLSPREVLAVMEQVGAALRVAHASGVVHRDLKAQNVVRLAPGRGGPAVKLVDFGVAKGLVPGAPGSTSLTHTGVVLGTPLSMAPEQIRGLVPDARTDLYAMGVLLFQLLTGVPPFQGTTRHDVEQQHLHAPPPRPGEHAPVSAALDAVVLRCLRKEREERYPDVDALLEHLRSAVLGGVAPLEVPRAVGLYVEARLGGEPGPEQMEALDAGLERASALALEAGMEVRVTGGACVFAVASLPDDVRLERELRARVLDVGLALTAGDTSAVRLRVTVHVDRLMSREDSHGWTDAVASAWDEAGGEGGLQHLPGWVREDGDAALVVTGPALRDLEADFVASPLSGASERWRLSARR, from the coding sequence ATGGCGGAGAACGGCGAGGAGTCCCTCTACGGCGAGGAGCTGCGGCCCGGCGCGCTGGTGGGCGAGTGGGTCGTGGACCGCGTCCAGGTCCAGGGGCCCGTGTCCGCGCTCTACCGCGCGCGGCATGCCCGGTCCGGCATGCTCGCGGCGCTGAAGGTGATGCACTCGCAGGTGGCCGCGTCGGTGGTGGCGCTGCGGCGCTTCCGGCGGGAGGCGGCCACGCTCCAGCGGCTGCGCCACCCGCACATCGTCACGGTGCTGGGGTACGGCGAGCTGGCGGATGGCCGTCCCTTCATCGCGATGGAGTGGTTGGAGGGACAGGACCTGGCGGCCGAGCTGGCTTCGCGGGGGCCGCTGTCCCCGCGCGAGGTGCTGGCCGTGATGGAGCAGGTGGGCGCCGCGCTGCGGGTGGCGCACGCGTCGGGCGTGGTGCACCGCGACCTGAAGGCGCAGAACGTGGTGAGGCTGGCCCCGGGGCGCGGCGGGCCCGCGGTGAAGCTGGTGGACTTCGGGGTGGCCAAAGGGCTGGTGCCGGGCGCCCCGGGCAGCACGTCGCTCACGCACACCGGCGTGGTGCTGGGGACGCCCCTGTCCATGGCGCCGGAGCAGATCCGCGGGCTGGTGCCCGACGCGCGCACGGACCTGTACGCGATGGGCGTGCTGCTGTTCCAGCTGCTCACCGGCGTGCCGCCCTTCCAGGGCACCACGCGCCACGACGTGGAGCAGCAGCACCTGCACGCGCCGCCGCCGCGCCCGGGCGAGCACGCGCCGGTGTCCGCCGCGCTGGACGCGGTGGTGCTGCGCTGCCTGCGCAAGGAGCGCGAGGAGCGCTACCCGGACGTGGACGCGCTCCTGGAGCACCTGCGGAGCGCGGTGTTGGGCGGCGTGGCGCCCCTGGAGGTGCCGCGCGCGGTGGGGCTTTACGTGGAGGCGCGCCTCGGGGGCGAACCCGGCCCCGAACAGATGGAGGCGTTGGACGCGGGCCTGGAGCGCGCGAGCGCCCTGGCGCTGGAGGCCGGGATGGAGGTGCGGGTGACGGGCGGCGCGTGCGTCTTCGCCGTGGCCAGCCTCCCGGACGACGTGCGGCTCGAGCGCGAGCTGCGGGCGCGCGTGCTGGACGTGGGGTTGGCGCTGACGGCCGGGGACACCTCCGCCGTGCGCCTGCGCGTGACGGTGCACGTGGACCGGCTGATGTCGCGCGAGGACTCCCACGGGTGGACGGACGCCGTGGCCTCCGCGTGGGACGAGGCGGGTGGGGAGGGGGGCCTGCAACACCTGCCCGGCTGGGTGCGGGAGGACGGGGACGCCGCGCTCGTCGTCACCGGCCCGGCGCTGCGGGACCTGGAGGCGGACTTCGTCGCCAGCCCCCTTTCGGGGGCGTCCGAACGCTGGCGGCTGTCTGCGCGGCGCTGA